The genomic window TCAGGGGTGGACATCACCGTGATCGCATTGTGGCTTGGCCACGAGAGTCCAGCGACAACGCACATGTACGTCGAGGCTGACCTGGCGATGAAAGAGCGCGCGCTCGGCCACCTACAGCCGCCGGGCACCGCCGTACCGCGCTATCGGCCACCCGACGCGCTGATGCGCTTCCTCCAGAACCTATGAACTATGCGCAGTTCGGCATGAGCGTCGGCTTGAAATGCCGGCATCTCCACACCGGACTGCGCATAATCCGCGGCTGCACATAGTGCCTGCTATGCAAATCTCTGCATAGCAGGCACAGTTCGCTGTTCGCCGGATCGGAACGTGGCGGACGCACCTGGGCGATCCTGACGTCGCTGCTGAATACGTGCCGGCTGAATGACGTCGATCCGCTGACCTGGTTGACCGACGTGCTGGCGCGCATCGTCTCCGGCCGCACCAAGAGCCATCAGCTGCACGAGTTGCTGGCCTGGAACTGGAAGGCCGCCCGCATGCCTCAGTCGTTGCAGGAAGCAGCATGACGCGCCGATCGACCAAGCCAGTGCCGTCATCGGCCGCAGCCAGCGTGGCTCGTCCGCCCATGCCGCTCGACGAACTCGACCGCTGGCTCCGTACACCCCGTCCGCGAACCCCCATCGCCGACGGCCTGGCCATGCTCGACGGCTTTCTCACCGCCATCGTCGTCGGCCCGGTTACCTATGAACCGCTCGGTTGGATCTGCCCGCTGCTCGGCGTCAGCAAGGACGCGTATTGCCACGGCGACACGCCGGAGTTCGCCGCCATCGCCGCTGTCGCCAAATATCACAATGCGCTGGCCGCCACGCTGAGCGAGACGCCGGACCAGTTCACGCCGCGGTTCGACCGCAGCGAATCGGGTGCGGTTGATGTCGGGCCCTGGTGCCGCGGCTTCCACGCCGCCATCCAGCTCAATCCGAAATACTGGCGCCCCCTGTTGCCCGCACGCCGGCAGGCCCATCTCTGGCTGATCCCTATCCTCGCCCACTGCACAGACCCCGACGGCCGCCGGGTCCCGGGGGCCCCGCCCCCGGGACCACTGACCGAGCTGGCCCGCTTCGACGCCCATCGCAACATCCCGTCCGCCGTCGTCGCCATGCGCGAATTCTGGGCGCCCACCCGCTACGGCCGCTGACCACCGGGCGTGCGGAGCACGCAGCCGCCGCACCCTCACCTCAGCAGCCGCGCGGCTGCACCAGCACTCCGCCACCTGCTGCGTCTCCAATCATCGTCCGCACCCCCGCCAGTCTCGCCGCGCGCGCGTGACAGCACCAGGTGATCAAGTCGCAATGGTTACGAAGAATCGCTTCGCTGCCGCCGCGTC from Rhodovastum atsumiense includes these protein-coding regions:
- a CDS encoding transposase domain-containing protein, producing the protein MNTCRLNDVDPLTWLTDVLARIVSGRTKSHQLHELLAWNWKAARMPQSLQEAA
- a CDS encoding UPF0149 family protein, with the protein product MTRRSTKPVPSSAAASVARPPMPLDELDRWLRTPRPRTPIADGLAMLDGFLTAIVVGPVTYEPLGWICPLLGVSKDAYCHGDTPEFAAIAAVAKYHNALAATLSETPDQFTPRFDRSESGAVDVGPWCRGFHAAIQLNPKYWRPLLPARRQAHLWLIPILAHCTDPDGRRVPGAPPPGPLTELARFDAHRNIPSAVVAMREFWAPTRYGR